The DNA sequence CAGACTTTGTCTGgatctgcagatgaaggagggAACCGGCTTCGTTAACGTCTACGTCTGTCAGAGTCATCTGAAAACATCGGATTTAGGACATAAACTCATTTATTCATGGACATTTTTCACCCTGAAAATCTTGAATGAAAGTGAACAAGTGTGGAGCTGAACTTTTATCAAGTATCCAGATAAAAGATGTTCAAGCTTTTAAGCTGTATTTAGTGTTTTTCATTAGTTTTCATTGGTTGTTTCATCTTTCTCCGTTACACAGATTCATCTCTGAGCAGCAGAAACATCAACTAGATCAAGTGTTTGAAACATGAACCTCTGGTTGAGGTGACATGAGGTGtcccagaataaaacaaacacatctgACTTCAAAAGTTTTCATTTGAAGACCAAAACAAGATTTAAAGAACTAAACTGCTAGTTTACACTAACTGATGTTGTTATTGATCCATCTGGACTCACCGAGCCTTTCTGCAGTTCCTCACAGCTGGAATCAGTCTCCATCGACCCCCTGGTGTTGTCTTGTACTTGCTCAGGACCAACTCATCCAGAACCTCCTCCGACATCTGCAGCATGTAGGCCAGAGCTGAACACTGGATCTCAGAGAGGTACTCCCTTGATCTGttctctgacttcaggaacTCTTGGATCTGCCGATGAACTGAGAGGTCGTTCATCTCCATCAGACACTGGAACATGTTGATGCTTCTGTCAGGAGAGATTCTGTCAGTGTTCATCTCCTTCAGGTTGTTGATGACTCTCTGGATGGTTTCTGGATCGTTCTCCGTCTGGTTCAGCAGACCTCCTAACAGTCTCTGGTTGGACTCCACACAAAGACCATGAAGGAAGCGGACAAACAGGTCCAGGTGGCCATTTTCACTCTCCAGGGATTTCCACATGACTCTCTTCAGGAAGTTATCCAGAGATAAGTATCTGTAGTAGTCTTCTCCCAGGAAGTTCTTCAGCACACGTTTGTTCCTGGTGGACCAACAGTGGAGCACGTAGACTGCAGCCAGGAACTCCTGGATgctcagatgaacaaagcagtagacgggtttctggaagacctcacactctctcctgaagatctgggtacaaactcctgagtacaccgaggcctctgggacatcaagaccacactgctccaggtcttcttggtagaacatgatgtttcctttctccagatgttcaaacgccagcctccccagcttcaggagaaggtccctgtcagcctccgtcagctcctgtggactcgtctcatgtccctcctggtacttgttcctcttcctcttggtctggaccagcaggaagtgggagaacatgtcagtcagggtctggggcagctctcctctctgctctgtggtcaacatgtggtccagaactgtagcagtgatccagcagaagaccgggagttgacacatgatgtggagggttctggatgtcttcatgtgggagacgatgctgctggaccgctcttcatccccgaacctcctcctgaagtattcctccttctggccgtcggtgaagcctcgtacttctgtcagcctgtccacgtgtttgtgagggatctgattggctgctgcaggtctggaagtgatccagatgagagctgagggaagcaggttcccctggaTGAGGTTGGTCAGCAGCACGTTGACCGAGGAGCTCTGTGTGACGTCAGACACGACCGGACCGTTGTTGAAGTCCAGGGAACGTCTGCTTTCATCCaggccgtcaaagatgaacaacggtttcccggcagccagctgctctgctgtgagCTTCTGCAACGATGGATGGAAAACCTGGATCAGCCTGAGAAGACTGAGCTGCTCATCTCCGATCAGGTGCAGCTCCCTGAACGAGAGCAGAATCACCACGGTGACGTCTTGGTTCTCCGAGCCCTCGGCCCAGTCCAGAGAGAACTTCTGAACCGAGAAGGTTTTCCCAGCGCCAGCGACGCCGTTGGTCAGAACCACTCTGATGGCTCCACGTTGGTCAGGTAAGGCTTTAAAGATGTCCTGGCACCTGATTGGAGCGTCATGGAGGCTCTTCATCCTGGAAGCTGTCTCCAGCTGCCTCACCTCATGTTGGGTATCAACCTCTTCACTCAGTCCCTCTGTGATgaagagctccgtgtagatcctGTTGAGGGGGGTTCTACTTCCTGGTTCATCAGTTCCTTCAGTCACATGTTCACATCTGCTCCTCAGACTGGTCTTATGTTCATCTAGGACCTGCTGCAGACCAGCATCTGCTGAAAAACACAATGAAGAGGAGGTCAGAGAGATACAAACTCCTACTGCAGTCAGTGATGGGGGGCCTCCAGGAGCTAAACCAACCCGGGTTAGGAACCGGTTTGACCGCTCAGTCCACCGATGCCGGTGAAGGGTCAAGACCACCTCAGCTTCATCGCCCTGCAGACTGCAGGTACCGTTGAAGAATGTGGAAAACGTAAACACTGGTCACTGCCGGGACAACCATCTGAAACCCCCAAGACGAAGGTCACCACGGTTGTATCGGGTAACAGACGTCGAACGGTGGAAAACATCGGTCGTTGATGAGAGGAACATTGTGAGAATCTTCAGGTTAAACCCTAAAACAAGCGTCAGTGACATCAGCAACCCCCTCCAGAGGGCAGGAGTGAAGGCATCACCATCTACAGCTCACCGGAGAAGACTTCATGAACTAAAGTAGACGACCCATCAGTAAGAAGAATAGGAATACGactgttaggatttcatgaaagtGTTAAGAGTGTGAAGGGTTTCTTACACTGGTGGTTTTCTCTATATGCAAAGTTATCTCCTATTCAGCAGTTCAGCTATAGGTCAGCTGTTTTTATCTAGTCATGGGGTCAGCCTCTGTTTATGGCTCGACTGTTTTCTTTAGATGCAGGGTTTAGATAGTTCAAATACGTACCATTTGATAAGAGAAGACGATtgggagaaacagatgtttagcattggggggtctgATCTGTGATCTGGGTTGACACCTCAGGTGGGAGACAATCAGAGGAGATGTGGGTGTGACATGTTCGGCTGTCTTTCACGCAGCTGCTCCACCAATGGGGTTCAGGTACTAAGGACATCTCCCttttagtataaatacgactggattgatgaccacTGCGTGCATTTCTCCCCTGAGAACTGAACCTCCAgccggaaaacattgtgcatgatataattaAAGCTTGTATCAACTTTGATTctatttcactggttttcttatggttcaccagacaaacgaacacgaggaTTTTACAATTTGGTGACCCCGACGTGATCTGGCTGTTTCCAGGAGAAACTGACTGTGGAATCACGGAAGAGGAGCGCTGGAGAATTCATGCAGACAACCAAATCTGACTAGTCAAATAAGGTAAGCAGAAACCGCTTGATGAGTAGAAATTCTGCACATTGGATTTATCAAATTAATATTGgttgtctgattttctcaagcTCATAAAGATTAGAAATAGATTTTGAGACATTTATTGTTTGTTAAATTTTATATAGATAGGTTTGACTTTTGGTGGTTCGTGCACAgtgtttaatttttatttatttttttaagttttaattGGAAAATCCGAATTGGGCTCTGTTTTAGTTTAGATTAGTAGTCATAGAAAATCAAAGGTGGGCTTGGTTATTTACACGGGTTAGAGTCCCTCAGGTGCAAATCCTGTAaactgtatttttctgttttagtatAGCAAAAGCAAACCTGCAGGTGAAGGTCAGGGACCTTCGGGGTCGGGGACCCCATTAGATTAGAGGTTTTAAATTTCCCGAGAAACTTAAATGGTGAGGGTGTGGCCGTGAAGATACTAAGATCCATGTTGACATGAGCCAAGAGCTGCCAAAGAAACATAGATGTTGATGGTGAGCATTTGAGGATAAGGAATAGGACTTTGATCGGCCTTTGTGACATTACATGTAACTCAGCAACTGCTGGCGCGCCTGCGATTGTGTGAGTGTGAACATGTACTGCTGTTTAATTTGGGCAGTTAGAAAAGCACTTAAAAATCCGGGTTGAATTCGGTCAGCTGTTAGTAGTTtagtaaaagaaagaaataattgtTGCGGGTGGCTTTTTCCGATTTAAGTAGATGACCCATGTTATGATTGATTAtataaagaataatttaaaatcaaactgaatatgtaaactgtgTTGTTAACTAAATGTTTCTCTGTGTGAAGCTGAGGTACATTCCTCTGACTTCTCACCATGCTGTACCAGGCACGAGATAAGGCCCAGCTATACACTTGgggccacccccccccccccccgtttctCGAAGAGCAATAAAACTTGTTCTCAGGACAGAGACCGGCAGATCTGGCGGGACGATTGAACAAGCAGGCTGCAGGAGCGCTGCTCTGCCGATCTCCCTCATGAGGCCTACTTTAATTCTATCCCAGtcttttgtgtctttatttaccttttctttttttttttttttcaaagtcaaagtcaaagtagctttattatcGTTCCTTCACATGTCAGACATACAAAgaatcgagaggacgtttcccacttccctcgGTAAACATAAAGTGCGCAGGCACAGGCACAAcagataaaaatttaaaaagataaagataaagatttaaaaaagatttaGAAAAGAGTTCACAGCATACTGgacttttccagctcaattaaagaacccggggtgattaattcgatcacaacaatttgggggctcgtccgggattgAGATCAGGAGAGaggtaattatgaaaaaaacagCTGGTTGTGAAAAAGGCGAGGA is a window from the Cololabis saira isolate AMF1-May2022 chromosome 19, fColSai1.1, whole genome shotgun sequence genome containing:
- the LOC133419837 gene encoding NLR family CARD domain-containing protein 3-like — its product is MTEVQKMEDCVEKEEERPESPGSISVSMKSDRSNEEPPYFSKEPGPSDTKGRYCSQRPESPGSICLSLKSDWSMGKPANFSKEPGPSDPRRSSDQSASSKYLGHGIRSRGSSSQADAGLQQVLDEHKTSLRSRCEHVTEGTDEPGSRTPLNRIYTELFITEGLSEEVDTQHEVRQLETASRMKSLHDAPIRCQDIFKALPDQRGAIRVVLTNGVAGAGKTFSVQKFSLDWAEGSENQDVTVVILLSFRELHLIGDEQLSLLRLIQVFHPSLQKLTAEQLAAGKPLFIFDGLDESRRSLDFNNGPVVSDVTQSSSVNVLLTNLIQGNLLPSALIWITSRPAAANQIPHKHVDRLTEVRGFTDGQKEEYFRRRFGDEERSSSIVSHMKTSRTLHIMCQLPVFCWITATVLDHMLTTEQRGELPQTLTDMFSHFLLVQTKRKRNKYQEGHETSPQELTEADRDLLLKLGRLAFEHLEKGNIMFYQEDLEQCGLDVPEASVYSGVCTQIFRRECEVFQKPVYCFVHLSIQEFLAAVYVLHCWSTRNKRVLKNFLGEDYYRYLSLDNFLKRVMWKSLESENGHLDLFVRFLHGLCVESNQRLLGGLLNQTENDPETIQRVINNLKEMNTDRISPDRSINMFQCLMEMNDLSVHRQIQEFLKSENRSREYLSEIQCSALAYMLQMSEEVLDELVLSKYKTTPGGRWRLIPAVRNCRKARFVNCLLSEIECEVVASALNSNPSHLTELDLSWNRSLQDSGVKVLSGGLESPNCRLEALGLWGCGLSEISCSSLVSALKSNPSHLKHLDLGGNENLQDSGVKHLCGFLESPDCRLETLRLWRCSLSKISCSSLVSALKSNPSHLKHLELCNNNLKAADVKQLSDLVKSPDYQLKTISWR